The Malus domestica chromosome 08, GDT2T_hap1 genomic interval AAAATTCTGTTCTCTGGATTCTCTTTAGAGATCAAACGAATCTTCATGGCAGCATTTCTTTGCACTTTTAAGTGACTTGAGGACAGCTGATCAACCAAAGATGAGATCTCCTCTTTGTGTTCGGTGGAGGAGCTTTCCTGGCCTGTGGAAGTTTCATTTTTCGGGAGCTGGAAGTTGTTCTTCTCACACCACTGCATGATTAGATTTTTGAGAGCGTAAATTGGTGCTAGTGACAGGTGAGCCAGAGTCTGCCTGGTCTTGGGACATGTCCTATGATTGGTGTCCAGCCACTTTTGTATGCTTTCTCTGTTATACGTCTTCAATGAAATAACCAAACCCAAGAAAGAGGAAAAACTAATCAGTTTCCATTCTGTTAATATAACATTTTTAAATGTAACCTGTGCACAAGTTTACTTTCTCTACGGAAGATATGCTCCAACTCACGTGACACGAGTAGACGGAAGACGAATATATACCAGGGAAACCTAGTTAGTGCCCATTTCATGTAAGCGAATCACCAGTCCACTTGCAACAATAACAGGATCCGTCATTATTTCTAGCGTGATTGGACAGAGGAATTCATGAGGGATCATCAAAGACGGGCACTTCTCGAGCATTTTAGGCATAACAGGGTCGCCAAGGACATTGGTCGCTTCCATTCCTGCTATTTGTCTGAATTTGTTTAGAAGATCAATGATTTGCTGCGTAGTCTCTGCACTTGGCCCTCCTCTCTCTTTATCATTAACCAGATTCCTCACAGCTATTGTTTCTATCTTAAGGTTCTCAGATTTTTGCAGGTCTAGCTTTTGGGCCAGCCTCTCTATAATGGCACTATCAGCATTTCTATCTTCTTTTTTGGGCAAAACCACCATAATATCCATTGCGAGTTCTATGTCCTGCGTATCCATTTGCTTCCTCGCTCGTCTAAGTTGCATGATCATCAGTTCAACCTGAAACAAAGTGAAAAAGTTCGTCTAAAAGATTACCAAGCTCCGAATTAACACCACCCACCCCGAAACAATCAAGAACAAGTTTTTGATACACAAACTTATATCAAACGGGTGCAATGGATGAAGATCTCTgtgtatgaaaaatgaaatAACACAAGGGAAGCATTATCGTTAGCTTTGAAACGAAAAAAAAGgcaacatatatgtatatacctgTTCCTTGACTTCATTTGAGATGCAAAGTTCATCAGGCAAACCTTCTAAAGCCTGACCGAGTCTTTCATGAACCGCATGAAATCTAACCATGATTGCCTCGCTTTCAAATGCCTAAATTACCACaacaacaaataattaaataattcacAGTTCCGAATTTGAACATGTATTAACTTTCAAAAGGAAAAAGCCTAACCAGATAAATTTTGCTCCCCTCATGACAAGTTTTGAGCAATTTCTTGGCCATGAGAAGCATCATCTTCAAATTTTCCAACCAAGCGGCACCCCTCTCCGGAATTGGCTTATCGAGCTCCCGCGTCTCTTCAAAAAGCAGCAGCAAGAGCTTCATACGCCGCACCAGGTTATAGCATTCTTTCCTCTGCGTCCTTCGGTAGTCTCCGATTTGAACAACATATTCAATCACACCCTCCGCAGTTTCATCTCTGATCTCTTCTCCGCCACCTCCACCTTCACCTTCGCCCTTGATCTCTCCTTCCATTACCATGGGCCTCCAcctttatacatatatgtatacgaTATGAACCAAAAAACAGAAGCCTAGTTTCTTAAGAGTAATTTTGACTTCAAATCACGAGTAGCGAACTAGCAATAGCATTGCCCTAGGGTTTATGAATGCATCATTTGCCGCTGGAAGCC includes:
- the LOC103440177 gene encoding LOW QUALITY PROTEIN: U-box domain-containing protein 15 (The sequence of the model RefSeq protein was modified relative to this genomic sequence to represent the inferred CDS: inserted 2 bases in 1 codon; deleted 1 base in 1 codon; substituted 1 base at 1 genomic stop codon) codes for the protein MVMEGEIKGEGEGGGGGEEIRDETAEGVIEYVVQIGDYRRTQRKECYNLVRRMKLLLLLFEETRELDKPIPERGAAWLENLKMMLLMAKKLLKTCHEGSKIYLAFESEAIMVRFHAVHERLGQALEGLPDELCISNEVKEQVELMIMQLRRARKQMDTQDIELAMDIMVVLPKKEDRNADSAIIERLAQKLDLQKSENLKIETIAVRNLVNDKERGGPSAETTQQIIDLLNKFRQIAGMEATNVLGDPVMPKMLEKCPSLMIPHEFLCPITLEIMTDPVIVASGLTYNRESIQKWLDTNHRTCPKTRQTLAHLSLAPIYALKNLIMQWCEKNNFQLPKNETSTGQESSSTEHKEEISSLVDQLSSSHLKVQRNAAMKIRLISKENPENRILVAKSGGIPPLVQLLSYPGSKIQQYAVTALLNLSIDKTNKKLITRXEAIPAIIEVLQNGSTEARENSAAALFSLSMIDENKVIVGSSNGIPPLVDLLQDGTIRGKKDAVTALFKLSLNQANKRRAISAGIVPPLLQLLKDRNLGMVDEALSIFLLVASHPDGRQEIGQLSFIETLVEFMGEGTPXNKECATSVLLELGSSNYSFLLAALQFGVYEHLVEITRSGTSRGQRKANALLQLISKSEQIPRTTN